Proteins found in one Xenopus laevis strain J_2021 chromosome 1L, Xenopus_laevis_v10.1, whole genome shotgun sequence genomic segment:
- the dck.1.L gene encoding deoxycytidine kinase 1 (The RefSeq protein has 1 non-frameshifting indel compared to this genomic sequence) — protein sequence MATPPKRICIDVPASPSGNKCKRISIEGNIAAGKSTFVNILKKANEEWDVVPEPIARWCNIQSCKDEFEELTTSQKSGGNLLQMMYEKPERWSFTFQSYACLSRIRAQLKALGGKLKEAENPVLFFERSVYSDRYIFASNLYEAECMNETEWTVYQDWHDWMNSQFGADLELDGIIYLRAIPEKCLNRVYTRGREEEQGIPMEYLEKLHYKHETWLHHRTLRTDFEYLQEIPILTLDVNEDFRDNKQKQESLIEKVKEFLSTL from the exons ATGGCCACTCCACCGAAAAGGATTTGCATCGACGTGCCAGCATCCCCCTCAGGCAACAAGTGCAAGGTCAAGAGGATCTCCATAGAGGGAAACATTG CTGCAGGGAAATCTACCTTTGTCAATATTCTCAAAAAGGCCAATGAAGAGTGGGATGTTGTTCCTGAGCCCATAGCAAGATGGTGCAATATTCAGAGCTGTAAAGATGAATTTGAG gAGCTAACTACCTCTCAGAAAAGTGGAGGTAATCTACTCCAGATGATGTATGAAAAGCCAGAGCGCTGGTCTTTCACTTTTCAGTCCTATGCTTGTCTGAGCCGTATCAGGGCCCAGCTGAAAGCTTTGGGAGGGAAGCTGAAAGAAGCAGAAAATCCAGTGCTCTTCTTTGAACGCTCCGTCTATAGTGACAG GTATATCTTTGCATCCAATTTGTATGAGGCAGAGTGCATGAATGAAACTGAATGGACTGTTTACCAGGATTGGCATGATTGGATGAATTCTCAGTTCGGGGCAGATCTTGAACTGGATGGAATTATTTATCTTCGCGCTATCCCTGAG aaatgtttaaaCAGGGTTTACACCCGTGGGCGGGAAGAAGAGCAAGGAATTCCCATGGAATACTTGGAAAAGCTTCATTACAAGCACGAGACATGGCTTCATCACAGAACTCTGAG AACGGATTTTGAGTACCTGCAAGAAATCCCCATCCTGACTTTAGATGTAAATGAAGATTTCAGAGATAATAAACAGAAGCAAGAGAGTCTTATTGAAAAG gtgAAAGAATTTCTGAGCACTTTATAG